A genomic region of Armatimonadota bacterium contains the following coding sequences:
- a CDS encoding cupredoxin domain-containing protein — translation MWRKVTALGVVGILGAVLGVWTALHAGAAPQRIRVEAKEFSYTPNRIPVKAGQPVELLMENKGVIEHDFVLEKFKVKMGLLKPGQSGKVTFTPTAKGTFPFYCSVFYCSVPGHREAGMTGTLVVQ, via the coding sequence ATGTGGCGGAAGGTGACGGCCCTGGGGGTGGTGGGGATTCTGGGTGCGGTGTTGGGGGTCTGGACGGCCCTCCATGCGGGCGCGGCCCCGCAGAGGATCAGGGTGGAGGCCAAGGAGTTCTCCTACACCCCCAACAGGATCCCAGTGAAAGCCGGCCAGCCCGTGGAGCTCCTCATGGAGAACAAGGGCGTCATCGAGCACGACTTCGTGCTGGAGAAATTCAAGGTGAAGATGGGGCTTCTCAAGCCCGGCCAGTCCGGAAAGGTGACCTTTACGCCCACCGCCAAGGGAACCTTCCCCTTCTACTGCAGCGTGTTCTACTGCAGCGTGCCCGGGCACAGGGAAGCCGGGATGACGGGCACCCTGGTGGTGCAGTAG
- a CDS encoding endonuclease V — translation MAQQLVLARLHPEPWRFSGDLRSVAACFVCFPRGQEGRGQAGDLGWAAAALMQRGRLVATATVRGKAGWSYEPGLLALREGPLLEAAVCALPERPELLVVNATGRDHPRRAGLALHLGFRLGIPTVGVTRRPMMAQGALPRQVRGSVSPLLLEGEVVAYWVRTRSGTAPLVAHAAWRTDPETAAEVLLQLTERWRTPEPLRQARAAARAARAASPPREHE, via the coding sequence GTGGCACAACAGCTGGTGCTGGCACGTCTGCACCCAGAGCCCTGGCGGTTTTCCGGAGATCTGCGGTCCGTGGCCGCCTGCTTCGTGTGCTTCCCGCGGGGCCAGGAGGGGCGAGGCCAGGCGGGGGATTTGGGATGGGCCGCGGCGGCGTTGATGCAGCGGGGGCGGCTTGTGGCGACGGCCACCGTGCGGGGAAAGGCGGGTTGGTCGTACGAGCCCGGGCTCCTAGCCCTGCGGGAAGGGCCGCTGCTGGAAGCCGCGGTCTGTGCACTTCCGGAGCGGCCGGAGCTCCTGGTGGTGAACGCCACGGGCCGAGATCATCCGCGCCGGGCCGGGCTCGCCCTACACCTGGGGTTCCGGCTCGGGATTCCCACGGTCGGTGTGACCCGGCGTCCCATGATGGCCCAGGGAGCACTCCCCCGACAGGTTCGGGGCTCTGTGAGCCCGCTCCTGCTCGAAGGGGAGGTGGTGGCCTACTGGGTGCGTACCCGATCGGGGACCGCACCGCTGGTGGCACACGCGGCATGGCGCACGGACCCCGAGACCGCGGCGGAGGTGCTGCTTCAGCTTACAGAGAGGTGGCGGACCCCGGAACCCCTACGGCAGGCCCGGGCCGCGGCCCGGGCCGCGCGGGCGGCCTCACCGCCTCGGGAACACGAATAG
- a CDS encoding cbb3-type cytochrome c oxidase subunit I, producing the protein MQVVAPILRGLLYGAVGYVAGGPVLAGLVRATGATFSFDLELATGAVLGTVGWLAGVGMWEVWARGWFGLPLRPWPEDKSVARYFRFTTDHKVIGIQYLVTFLGLFFLGGLLAMLMRWELMRPGMQLLTLNGYNQVMSLHGIVMIAVAVAIFLGGLGNYLVPLMIGAHDMAFPRVNALSYWLTPPVAVMLLASLFVGGWDSGWTAYPPLSAVNAPGQVLMIVAVVVFGLSSILGGINFLVTIARMRAPGMTWSRLPVFVWSVFAASLLSFIFTQYLAASLLMVLLDRVAGMSYFHFARGGTPVVYQQLFWFYSHPAVYIMILPAFGAALEVITHFARTPLYAYRWVVGGFLGIVGLSGIVWAHHNFTSGMPDWMHAPMMATTEAISVPTGLVFLGALGTLVRGRLWLRTPMLFALGWVWNFLIGGLTGIFNADVATDLHLHDTYFVVGHFHYTIMGGEIFALLAALYYWYPKITGRMYDERLGRAHFWWTFLAFNATFFPMFWAGLHGMNRRIADYPTALSGTNFWTSIAAFLLGMSFLVFLYNFVMSWVRGPQAEANPWEASTLEWQVPSPPPVENFPAPPAVVGPPYVYGIPGIRHAVLGVTGGSEDEPVAT; encoded by the coding sequence ATGCAGGTGGTGGCTCCTATCCTGAGAGGACTCCTGTACGGCGCGGTCGGCTACGTGGCGGGCGGCCCGGTGCTCGCGGGACTGGTGCGCGCAACAGGGGCGACGTTCTCCTTCGATCTGGAGCTCGCCACCGGCGCCGTCCTGGGCACGGTGGGCTGGCTGGCGGGGGTAGGCATGTGGGAGGTGTGGGCCCGGGGCTGGTTCGGCCTTCCGCTGCGTCCGTGGCCCGAGGACAAGAGCGTGGCCCGCTACTTCCGGTTCACCACGGACCACAAGGTGATCGGGATCCAGTACCTGGTGACCTTCCTGGGACTCTTTTTCCTGGGCGGGCTGCTGGCCATGCTCATGCGCTGGGAACTCATGCGCCCGGGAATGCAGCTGTTGACCCTCAACGGCTACAACCAGGTGATGAGTCTGCACGGTATTGTCATGATCGCGGTGGCCGTGGCCATCTTCCTGGGGGGCTTGGGGAACTACCTGGTGCCCTTGATGATCGGCGCCCACGACATGGCCTTCCCCCGGGTGAACGCCCTCAGCTACTGGCTCACCCCGCCCGTGGCCGTCATGCTGCTGGCGAGCCTCTTCGTGGGCGGGTGGGACTCCGGGTGGACCGCCTACCCACCGCTGAGCGCGGTGAACGCACCGGGCCAGGTTCTCATGATCGTGGCCGTGGTCGTGTTCGGACTCTCCAGCATCCTCGGCGGGATCAACTTCCTCGTGACCATCGCCCGCATGCGGGCGCCGGGCATGACGTGGAGCCGGCTCCCCGTGTTCGTCTGGTCCGTGTTCGCGGCATCCCTGCTGAGCTTCATCTTCACCCAGTACCTGGCCGCGAGCCTCCTCATGGTGCTCCTGGACCGGGTGGCGGGGATGAGCTACTTCCACTTCGCCCGCGGAGGCACTCCCGTGGTGTACCAGCAGCTGTTCTGGTTCTACTCCCACCCCGCGGTGTACATCATGATCCTGCCCGCCTTCGGCGCCGCTCTGGAGGTCATCACCCACTTCGCCCGCACGCCCCTGTACGCCTACCGGTGGGTGGTGGGAGGGTTCCTGGGCATCGTAGGGCTCAGCGGGATCGTGTGGGCCCACCACAACTTCACCAGCGGCATGCCCGACTGGATGCACGCGCCCATGATGGCCACCACGGAGGCCATCTCCGTGCCCACGGGCCTGGTGTTCCTGGGAGCGTTGGGAACCCTGGTGCGGGGGAGGTTGTGGCTGCGTACGCCCATGCTGTTCGCCCTGGGATGGGTGTGGAACTTCCTCATCGGCGGGCTCACGGGGATCTTCAACGCGGACGTGGCCACGGACCTGCACCTGCACGACACGTACTTCGTGGTGGGGCACTTCCACTACACCATCATGGGGGGGGAGATCTTCGCGCTTCTGGCGGCCCTGTACTACTGGTACCCGAAGATCACGGGCCGGATGTACGACGAACGGCTGGGCCGGGCGCACTTCTGGTGGACCTTCCTGGCCTTCAACGCGACCTTCTTCCCCATGTTCTGGGCGGGGCTGCACGGGATGAACCGGCGGATCGCGGACTACCCCACGGCCTTGAGTGGAACGAACTTCTGGACCAGCATCGCGGCCTTCCTGCTGGGCATGAGTTTCCTTGTGTTCCTGTACAACTTCGTCATGAGCTGGGTCCGGGGGCCGCAGGCGGAGGCCAATCCTTGGGAGGCCTCCACCCTGGAGTGGCAGGTGCCGAGCCCGCCACCGGTGGAGAACTTCCCCGCTCCGCCCGCGGTGGTGGGCCCGCCCTACGTGTACGGGATCCCCGGAATCCGGCATGCGGTCCTCGGCGTGACGGGGGGGAGCGAGGATGAGCCCGTTGCCACGTAA
- a CDS encoding TIGR04053 family radical SAM/SPASM domain-containing protein produces MAVSEAILQRRYVYNRAPLLVYWELTRACDLACRHCRAEAIPERHPLELSTQEGRRMLRDALAFGPPLPHWVFTGGDPFKRPDLAELVEEARALGFGVSLAPSATPLVTDAAIRRLARSGVQAISLSLDGSTPERHDALRGIPGCFERTLRLAHRIREEGIQLQVNTLVTASTLEDLPAIYERIWELGIVRWSLFFLVRVGRGQALEEVTPLQAERLCHWLLDLGARAPFAIKTTEAPHYRRVAFLRMRTRGLSEAAIASTPVGRGFGVRDGNGIVFVSHTGEVYPSGFLPLRAGNVREHSLVELYRHADLFVRIRDTGLLRGKCGRCPFREICGGSRARAHAHTGDPLESDPLCPYQPP; encoded by the coding sequence GTGGCCGTCTCCGAGGCGATCCTCCAGCGCCGGTACGTCTACAACCGGGCCCCGCTGCTCGTCTACTGGGAGCTCACCCGGGCGTGCGACCTCGCCTGCCGCCACTGCCGGGCGGAGGCCATTCCGGAGCGGCACCCCCTCGAACTCTCCACCCAGGAAGGCCGCCGGATGCTCCGGGACGCCCTAGCCTTCGGGCCCCCGCTTCCGCACTGGGTCTTTACGGGCGGGGATCCCTTCAAACGGCCGGACCTCGCGGAGCTCGTGGAGGAGGCCCGGGCCCTGGGGTTTGGCGTTTCCCTTGCCCCCAGCGCAACCCCCCTCGTCACGGATGCGGCCATCCGCCGCCTCGCACGTTCGGGCGTGCAGGCCATCTCCCTCAGCCTGGACGGCTCGACCCCGGAGCGGCACGATGCCCTGCGGGGCATTCCCGGATGCTTCGAACGGACCCTGCGCCTCGCGCACCGAATCCGAGAGGAGGGAATTCAACTCCAGGTCAACACCCTCGTCACCGCCTCTACCCTGGAGGACCTTCCGGCTATCTATGAGCGGATCTGGGAACTGGGCATTGTCCGCTGGAGTCTCTTCTTCCTGGTCCGGGTGGGCCGGGGGCAGGCACTGGAGGAGGTGACGCCCCTGCAGGCAGAGCGGCTGTGCCACTGGCTCCTGGACCTGGGCGCACGTGCGCCCTTTGCCATCAAGACCACGGAGGCCCCCCACTACCGGAGGGTGGCGTTTCTGCGCATGCGCACCCGGGGTCTCAGCGAGGCCGCCATCGCCTCGACCCCCGTGGGCCGGGGATTTGGGGTCCGGGACGGAAACGGGATCGTCTTCGTCTCCCACACGGGTGAGGTGTACCCTTCGGGGTTTCTGCCCCTTCGGGCGGGGAACGTGCGGGAGCATAGCCTCGTGGAACTGTACCGGCACGCGGACCTGTTCGTGCGGATCCGGGATACGGGCCTTCTGCGGGGCAAGTGCGGCCGGTGTCCCTTCCGGGAGATCTGCGGAGGCTCCCGGGCCAGAGCCCATGCGCACACGGGCGATCCCCTCGAAAGCGATCCCCTCTGTCCGTACCAGCCTCCATAG
- a CDS encoding cytochrome C oxidase subunit IV family protein — translation MSPLPRKFRLGVQVFAGLAALTAVEWFAARWPGSLLWLGLIALGKTALIAEYFMHASQLLREEG, via the coding sequence ATGAGCCCGTTGCCACGTAAGTTCCGGCTGGGGGTTCAGGTGTTCGCGGGACTGGCGGCCCTCACCGCGGTGGAGTGGTTCGCGGCCCGCTGGCCCGGTTCCCTCCTGTGGCTGGGGCTCATCGCCCTGGGAAAGACCGCCCTCATCGCGGAGTACTTCATGCACGCCTCGCAGCTGTTACGGGAGGAGGGCTAG
- a CDS encoding helix-turn-helix transcriptional regulator: protein MRTVRDRPTAHVCPRFHRAIELIGKRWTGAIVQTLMEGSRRFTELLEAVPGLHDRLLSERPRELEAEEMVERRADRWIPLRPARKR, encoded by the coding sequence GTGCGGACGGTTCGGGATCGGCCCACAGCCCATGTATGTCCCCGGTTTCACCGGGCCATCGAGCTCATCGGCAAGCGGTGGACGGGTGCCATCGTGCAGACCCTCATGGAGGGCTCCCGTCGGTTTACGGAGCTGTTGGAAGCGGTACCGGGACTTCATGATCGCCTGCTCTCCGAGCGCCCGCGGGAGCTGGAGGCAGAGGAGATGGTGGAGCGGCGGGCAGATCGGTGGATCCCCCTCCGCCCCGCCCGGAAACGGTAG
- the menC gene encoding o-succinylbenzoate synthase, translating to MRIEAVELRVVELPLRFPFETSFGRQTAKRCILVTAYADGLAGWGEVPVFAAPLYNEETVETAWHVLRDFLIPLLQEPLPHPGEFARRAAHVRRHHMAKAGLEAALWDLYCQAQNLSLKQALGGVRDRIEVGVSLGLEPTVPGLLRRIEAFVDQGYRRVKLKIRPGWDVEVVQAVRRAFPELPLQVDANAAYTLEQTPIFEAMDGLGLLMIEQPLGEADLLGHAHLQRRLRTPLCLDESIVYPQDAHQAIALEACRVVNIKPVRLGGLDAARRTHDLCARQGVPVWCGGMLETGIGRLTNLALASLPNFQLPADLSTSDRYFEEDLIDPPVVLGPDGTIEVPTEAGVAPRVDLRRVERITLRRERFSPRG from the coding sequence ATGCGGATAGAGGCCGTGGAGCTCCGGGTGGTGGAGCTCCCGCTGCGGTTCCCCTTCGAGACGAGCTTCGGCCGTCAGACCGCCAAGCGCTGCATCCTCGTCACCGCCTACGCGGACGGGCTTGCGGGCTGGGGAGAGGTGCCGGTTTTTGCCGCCCCTCTCTACAACGAGGAGACCGTGGAAACCGCCTGGCACGTGCTGCGTGACTTCCTGATTCCCCTCCTCCAGGAACCCCTCCCGCACCCGGGGGAGTTTGCCCGCCGGGCGGCCCACGTCCGTCGGCACCACATGGCCAAGGCAGGCCTGGAGGCAGCCCTGTGGGACCTTTACTGCCAGGCGCAGAACCTCTCCCTCAAACAGGCCCTGGGCGGAGTGCGGGACCGGATAGAGGTGGGAGTAAGCCTCGGGCTCGAGCCCACGGTCCCCGGCCTTTTGCGCCGCATCGAGGCCTTCGTGGATCAGGGCTATCGGAGGGTGAAGCTCAAGATCAGGCCCGGGTGGGACGTGGAAGTGGTACAGGCGGTGCGCCGGGCGTTTCCGGAGCTCCCCCTCCAGGTGGACGCCAACGCCGCGTACACCCTGGAGCAGACACCGATCTTTGAAGCCATGGACGGGCTCGGCCTCCTCATGATCGAACAGCCCCTGGGCGAGGCCGACCTCCTCGGCCACGCCCATCTGCAGCGCCGGCTGCGCACGCCCCTGTGCCTGGACGAGTCCATCGTGTATCCGCAGGATGCCCACCAAGCCATCGCGTTGGAGGCCTGTCGGGTGGTGAACATTAAGCCCGTGCGCCTGGGCGGGCTTGATGCCGCCCGAAGGACCCACGACCTCTGCGCGCGGCAGGGAGTCCCCGTATGGTGCGGCGGCATGCTGGAAACAGGGATCGGCCGGCTTACAAACCTCGCCCTCGCCTCTCTCCCGAACTTCCAGCTGCCCGCGGACCTCTCCACGAGCGACCGCTACTTCGAGGAGGACCTCATCGATCCGCCCGTGGTGCTCGGTCCCGACGGTACTATAGAGGTCCCTACGGAGGCGGGCGTCGCCCCCCGCGTGGACCTTCGCCGGGTGGAACGGATCACCCTGCGGAGGGAACGGTTTTCGCCGCGCGGCTAG
- a CDS encoding pyridoxamine 5'-phosphate oxidase family protein — MRLRKRIAQFLERERVCRVATADPEGMPHVVPVCHVVHQGRIYFASEAASRKIHNLRRNPHAAVAVDLYTEDWSRLVGALIQGRARILERGPEFRRIRQLLYEKYPQYPEEAALEEGESVIVELTPTHVASWGLD; from the coding sequence ATGCGTCTGCGCAAGCGGATCGCGCAGTTCCTGGAGCGGGAGCGGGTGTGTCGGGTGGCCACCGCCGACCCGGAGGGGATGCCGCATGTGGTGCCCGTGTGCCACGTGGTCCACCAGGGCCGGATCTACTTCGCCTCAGAGGCCGCATCCCGCAAGATCCACAACCTGCGCCGGAACCCACACGCCGCGGTGGCGGTGGACCTCTACACGGAGGACTGGAGCCGGCTGGTGGGGGCCTTGATCCAGGGGAGGGCCCGGATTCTCGAGCGGGGGCCGGAGTTCCGCCGGATCCGCCAGCTGCTGTATGAGAAGTATCCCCAGTACCCGGAGGAGGCGGCTTTGGAGGAGGGGGAGTCCGTGATCGTGGAGCTCACCCCCACGCACGTGGCCTCCTGGGGGCTCGACTAA
- a CDS encoding insulinase family protein translates to MEIPIRPEVVLRQRLPNGSVVLALRDPSSPTVSLRVLLPHAGAMADGETGAGTARFVAALLVRGTGCYEAEALAELLDGMGASVQVTAGREATELTARALAEDAERLVGVCAEILRNPTFPSEEIERVRGEIVTSLRLLAKDPRTVAQWTLCRLLYPPPHPFRFPAEGVEEVVRGLGREVLVAFWRRHYGPLDAVFAVVGDLDPQRAVDLVCGGFGDWQAPVKPLPGPPDPAPPAEVIREVVPIEGKVQADVALGVPGVRRADPDYLPLRLGNLILGEMGLMGRIGDVVREQKGLAYYALSHLTAGKWGGPWFAVAGVPPQKVREAVEAMAAEFERMREEGPTAQELADAVQNRIGWLQVSLSGAPAKAQLLASTEFHGLGLDYWVRFADLVRNVTREAIVEAFRRRFPGGYAVAVAGPEGVVV, encoded by the coding sequence ATGGAGATCCCCATCCGGCCTGAAGTCGTCCTCCGACAAAGGCTGCCCAATGGCAGCGTGGTGCTGGCGCTCCGGGATCCCTCTTCGCCCACGGTCTCCCTGCGGGTGCTGCTGCCCCATGCGGGGGCCATGGCGGACGGGGAAACGGGAGCGGGCACGGCGCGGTTCGTGGCCGCCCTGCTGGTGCGGGGGACCGGATGCTACGAGGCGGAGGCGCTCGCGGAGCTGCTGGATGGGATGGGTGCCTCCGTGCAGGTTACTGCAGGGCGGGAAGCCACGGAGCTCACCGCCCGGGCCCTGGCGGAGGATGCGGAGCGGCTGGTGGGGGTGTGCGCGGAGATCCTGCGGAACCCCACGTTTCCCTCCGAGGAGATCGAGCGGGTGCGGGGCGAGATCGTCACCTCCCTCCGGCTGCTCGCCAAGGATCCCAGGACCGTGGCCCAGTGGACCCTCTGCCGGCTGCTCTACCCTCCGCCGCACCCCTTCAGGTTCCCCGCGGAGGGGGTGGAGGAGGTGGTGCGCGGACTGGGGCGAGAGGTACTCGTGGCGTTCTGGCGCCGGCACTACGGGCCGCTGGACGCGGTCTTCGCCGTGGTTGGGGATCTGGATCCGCAGCGGGCTGTAGACCTGGTCTGCGGCGGCTTTGGAGATTGGCAGGCGCCGGTGAAGCCGTTACCGGGGCCTCCCGATCCCGCACCGCCCGCGGAGGTGATCCGGGAAGTGGTGCCCATCGAGGGGAAGGTGCAGGCGGACGTGGCCCTTGGCGTCCCCGGGGTTCGGAGAGCGGATCCGGACTACTTGCCCCTGCGGCTGGGGAACCTCATTTTGGGGGAGATGGGGCTCATGGGGCGCATCGGGGACGTGGTACGGGAGCAGAAGGGACTCGCGTACTACGCCCTGAGCCATCTCACCGCGGGGAAGTGGGGCGGGCCGTGGTTCGCGGTGGCGGGCGTCCCGCCCCAAAAGGTCCGGGAGGCCGTAGAGGCCATGGCGGCGGAGTTTGAGCGGATGCGGGAGGAAGGCCCTACGGCCCAGGAGCTTGCGGATGCGGTTCAGAACCGGATCGGGTGGCTCCAGGTCTCCCTCTCCGGTGCTCCCGCCAAGGCACAGCTGCTGGCCAGTACGGAGTTCCACGGTCTGGGACTCGACTACTGGGTACGGTTTGCGGACCTGGTCCGGAACGTAACCCGGGAGGCCATCGTGGAAGCTTTCCGGCGCCGTTTCCCCGGCGGCTATGCCGTGGCGGTGGCGGGGCCGGAAGGCGTGGTGGTCTGA
- a CDS encoding NTPase gives MGDLLLISGRPGVGKTTLLRRLAQELQDRVDGFYTEEIREHGGRVGFRLVTLDGSAEVFAHVRWRNRPHRVGRYGVDLEVLDRLGVVAIRRAVKAGKVVLIDEIGKMELESAAFRTALEEAIRSPSVVVATALATPHPLVDAIRRRPGCTELPLTPANREEVFRDALQWIHRRCPIPGP, from the coding sequence ATGGGAGATCTCCTGCTCATCTCCGGACGGCCAGGGGTCGGGAAGACCACCCTCCTGCGTCGCCTTGCCCAGGAGCTGCAGGATCGCGTGGACGGGTTCTACACGGAGGAGATCCGGGAACACGGGGGCCGCGTGGGCTTCCGACTCGTGACCCTGGACGGATCGGCCGAGGTCTTCGCCCACGTCCGATGGCGCAATCGGCCTCACCGGGTAGGCCGGTACGGGGTGGACCTGGAGGTCCTCGATCGGTTGGGGGTGGTGGCCATCCGCCGGGCCGTCAAGGCCGGGAAGGTGGTGCTGATAGACGAGATCGGCAAAATGGAGCTGGAAAGTGCCGCGTTCCGGACCGCGCTCGAGGAAGCGATCCGAAGCCCCTCCGTCGTCGTCGCCACCGCCCTCGCCACCCCACACCCCTTGGTGGATGCCATCCGGAGAAGGCCTGGGTGCACGGAACTGCCGCTCACGCCCGCCAACCGGGAGGAGGTCTTCCGAGACGCCTTACAGTGGATCCACCGGCGATGTCCCATCCCTGGCCCTTAA
- a CDS encoding cytochrome c oxidase subunit 3, with amino-acid sequence MRHEAALRLTREELQNARLGLWLFIVSEAALFSAFVAARYLNLGTQRPPELNQPLGLAITGVLLLSSLTAYRAETCIAHGDRAGFLRNTLWTILLAGVFLVGVVVEWVEGFHFFPPGTRYGTSFFSLTGLHGLHVLSGAVLLLGVYLHGRRGRYGPDDYWLVEGVVKYWHFVDVAWVFIYPTLYLVG; translated from the coding sequence ATGCGCCACGAAGCCGCCCTTCGCCTCACCCGGGAGGAACTCCAGAACGCGCGCCTGGGCCTGTGGCTCTTCATCGTCTCAGAGGCGGCGCTCTTCAGCGCCTTCGTGGCGGCCCGCTACCTGAACCTGGGGACCCAGCGGCCCCCGGAGCTGAATCAGCCTCTGGGACTGGCCATCACCGGGGTGCTGCTCCTGAGCAGCCTCACCGCCTACCGGGCGGAGACCTGCATCGCGCACGGGGACCGGGCAGGGTTCCTGCGGAACACCCTGTGGACGATCCTGCTGGCGGGCGTGTTCCTGGTGGGCGTGGTGGTGGAGTGGGTGGAGGGCTTCCACTTCTTCCCGCCTGGGACCCGCTACGGCACCAGCTTCTTCTCCCTCACGGGGCTGCACGGCCTGCACGTGCTGAGCGGAGCGGTGCTCCTGCTGGGCGTCTACCTGCACGGCCGTCGCGGCCGGTACGGGCCGGACGACTACTGGCTCGTGGAAGGGGTGGTGAAGTACTGGCACTTCGTGGACGTGGCGTGGGTGTTCATCTATCCCACGCTGTACCTGGTGGGGTGA
- a CDS encoding insulinase family protein has product MEMVRTTLPNGLRVVMLSDRSAPVVSFWVWYRVGARDERPGQTGISHWVEHMLFKGTPRLGRGGLDRLFARLGAHWNGFTTSDFTVYLETLPHTTWQVAAEVEVDRMCNTVFDPEEVERERTVILSERGMYENDPSSMLHEEVAALAFTVHPYRQPVIGWRTDLQRITREELVAHYRTYYRPNNATVILVGAVAPEEALRTIETSFGGLEPGERPPEVRIEEPPQEGERRVVVERPGGAVPLVQMAYRIPAATHPDTVPLLVLDAVLSGGKPLSWGGAGGMGRSSRLYRALVRTRLAAAATSRITPSLDPGLLWVSVTAQPGVKPEVLESAVEAELARLREETVSEEELRRATKQLRAQLAYGTDDASGRALWLGFVEMLGLRAWFTDLPQQLERVTPEEVRRVAQIYLQKKTRTVGWYLPEAA; this is encoded by the coding sequence ATGGAGATGGTTCGCACGACGCTCCCGAACGGGCTCCGGGTGGTGATGTTGTCCGACCGCTCCGCCCCGGTGGTGAGCTTCTGGGTGTGGTACCGGGTGGGCGCGCGGGACGAGCGGCCGGGACAGACGGGGATCTCCCACTGGGTGGAGCACATGCTCTTTAAGGGAACCCCTCGGCTCGGGCGAGGAGGGCTCGATCGACTGTTCGCTCGCCTGGGCGCCCACTGGAACGGGTTCACCACTTCGGACTTCACCGTCTACCTGGAGACCCTCCCCCATACCACCTGGCAGGTGGCTGCGGAGGTGGAGGTGGACCGCATGTGCAACACCGTATTCGATCCCGAGGAGGTGGAGCGGGAGCGCACGGTGATCCTCTCGGAGCGGGGGATGTACGAGAACGACCCCAGTAGTATGCTGCACGAGGAGGTGGCGGCCCTGGCCTTCACCGTGCATCCCTACCGGCAGCCCGTGATCGGCTGGCGAACAGACCTGCAGCGGATCACCCGGGAGGAGCTGGTGGCCCACTACCGGACTTACTACCGGCCCAACAACGCCACCGTGATCCTGGTGGGCGCCGTTGCCCCGGAGGAGGCCTTGCGAACCATCGAGACCTCCTTCGGCGGGCTTGAACCTGGGGAGCGGCCTCCGGAGGTTCGGATCGAAGAACCGCCCCAGGAAGGGGAGCGCCGGGTGGTGGTGGAAAGGCCGGGGGGAGCCGTGCCCCTGGTGCAGATGGCCTACCGGATCCCTGCGGCCACGCATCCGGACACGGTGCCGCTTCTCGTGCTGGACGCGGTGCTTTCGGGAGGAAAGCCCCTCAGCTGGGGCGGGGCGGGTGGGATGGGCCGATCCTCGCGGCTGTACCGGGCTCTGGTTCGCACCCGACTCGCGGCCGCGGCCACCAGCCGCATCACCCCCTCCCTGGATCCCGGGCTGCTGTGGGTCTCCGTCACCGCCCAGCCCGGGGTAAAGCCTGAAGTCCTGGAGTCCGCGGTGGAGGCAGAGCTCGCCCGGTTGCGGGAGGAGACGGTGTCGGAGGAGGAGCTGCGCAGAGCCACCAAGCAGCTGCGGGCCCAGCTGGCGTACGGCACGGACGATGCGTCCGGCCGCGCCCTGTGGCTGGGATTTGTGGAGATGCTGGGGCTCCGCGCGTGGTTTACGGATCTCCCCCAACAACTGGAGCGGGTAACACCGGAGGAGGTACGGCGGGTGGCCCAAATCTATCTCCAGAAAAAGACGCGTACCGTAGGCTGGTACCTCCCGGAGGCCGCGTGA
- a CDS encoding GYD domain-containing protein has translation MPTYIMLSRLTESGAETIRQNPGRIQEVNRELEAMGVRVLQQYAVLGPYDFVNIVEAPDVGTVMRASVELSSRGSVRIETLAAVPMEEFVRLFR, from the coding sequence ATGCCTACGTATATCATGTTGAGCCGGCTCACGGAATCCGGGGCGGAGACCATCCGTCAGAACCCCGGCCGCATCCAGGAGGTCAACCGGGAGCTGGAAGCCATGGGCGTGCGGGTGCTCCAGCAGTACGCGGTCCTGGGGCCCTATGACTTCGTGAACATCGTGGAGGCCCCGGATGTGGGGACCGTGATGCGGGCCTCCGTGGAGCTCAGCTCCCGAGGGAGCGTGCGCATCGAGACCCTGGCCGCGGTCCCGATGGAGGAGTTCGTCCGGCTGTTCCGGTAA